Part of the bacterium genome is shown below.
CGACGTTACGATGCTGGCTATGACGGTGGGCGACGCGCCGGAGGACGTCGCCGTCGTCCGCGAGATGGTTAAGGAGTTAGTGCTCGTAGAGCACGAAATTTCGAAGACGCCGTTCCGACGATTGTGGAGCATGTTAACCATTTGGCCCTTCGGCGTACTGTTGTACCGCAACCGTAATTTCGCCTCGGCCTTGGAACGGTTGCTCCGACGTAAACGCTTCGACGTTATTATAGGGGGCCACATCAATATGGCCCAGTATACGCTCGAGGTAAAACACACGCCCAAAATTATCGCGCCGTTGGACGCGATCTCGCTATATTATAAACGTCGGCTCGGCTTACCCCTCGACCCGGCGTCGTTCGTCTACTGCCTACTGCAATATTGGAAGGTCCGGCGCTACGAGAGGCGAACCTACCCTCGGTACGACGCCTGCGTGTTGGTGGCGCGTCGCGACGCCGAGGTTATCCGCGAGCTATGCCCCGGCCTCCCCATTTACTTCGCCCCCTCGGGCACCGATATTCCATCCGACAAAGACGTACCGAAAGAGCCTGCCTCCATCGCGTTCTCGGGCGTTATGGATTATCCCCCCAACGTCGACGCGGCGGCGTATTTCGCGAACGAGATATTCCCGTTGGTGCGGCGAGAAGTCCCGGAAGCGAAATTTCACGTGGTGGGCAAAAACCCGAACGCCGAAGCCCGGTCGTTGGGCCGGCGCGACGGCGTCGTCGTCACCGGGGCCGTACCGGACGTCAAGGAGTACTTGAGGCGGGTGCAAGTTTACGTATGTCCCGTGCGGCTCGGCGCCGGGATGAAGATGAAGGTGTTGGAGGCGATGGCGGTATCGCTGCCGGTGGTTTCTACTACCCGCGGCGCGGAGGGTATGGACTTCGTCGCCGGGCGGGAGTTCATCGCCGCCGACGAGCCGGGCGAATTCGCCGCGGCGGTCGTCCGCCTTCTGGGCGACGAGAATTTGCGCGGAGAATACGGCCGGTGGGGCCGCCGGGCGGTGGAACGCAGCTATACGTGGGAAGCCCACGCCCGGGCGTGGGAAGAGGTAATAAATTCGGTCGCCGCCGTGAAGAGGTACTAGCCGGGGCGGCGCATCACTCGACGTTCTGAACCTGCTCGCGTATTTGCTCGAGCAGGTCTTTTATTCCTATGACGGTGGACGCTATGTGGGCGTCTTGCGCTTTGGCCGCGACGGTGTTCGTCTCGCGGTTCATTTCGATCGTCAAGAAGTCGAGGCGGCGTCCCACCCGGCCGCCGCCGGCGACGGCGTCGGCGAAGGCCCGGAGGTGGGCCCGGGTGCGGACGATTTCCTCGCTAACGTCGGA
Proteins encoded:
- a CDS encoding glycosyltransferase family 4 protein, which produces MRLLIIASEVPYPPTDSNRAVVFNLLRYFRDRHDVTMLAMTVGDAPEDVAVVREMVKELVLVEHEISKTPFRRLWSMLTIWPFGVLLYRNRNFASALERLLRRKRFDVIIGGHINMAQYTLEVKHTPKIIAPLDAISLYYKRRLGLPLDPASFVYCLLQYWKVRRYERRTYPRYDACVLVARRDAEVIRELCPGLPIYFAPSGTDIPSDKDVPKEPASIAFSGVMDYPPNVDAAAYFANEIFPLVRREVPEAKFHVVGKNPNAEARSLGRRDGVVVTGAVPDVKEYLRRVQVYVCPVRLGAGMKMKVLEAMAVSLPVVSTTRGAEGMDFVAGREFIAADEPGEFAAAVVRLLGDENLRGEYGRWGRRAVERSYTWEAHARAWEEVINSVAAVKRY